GAAAGATTCGAGATCTTGGTAACCTTATAAGGTCCAAGAGCATCCCCCTCTTCTAACAGGCACACTTTCTAAAGAACAAATTTGAAAGAGTTGCATCCGCAAGTCCTTTTGAATGGGCCTTTCCATTTCATGCTTGAAACTTTTGGGCCGACGTTATGAGCCGACCTCACGAAGGATGTGTATCTTTATATACGGTTATATCGTTGATCACTTCCTACTGTTATCGAGCCATTACCAGCCTCTCCGTGTTATAATCAGCTGGTTGAGCCTACATAGAATATATTGGTAATTGGTAATTTGTGTATGATCATGGAATGTCCCATTACTACCATCCTTGGATTCAAATCTTGTTATGCACATCTAAGAACAGGACTCGGGAGGGACTTGCACACTAAGCTTGAGGCAAGTAATTTTCCATCCCCAATATGCCCCAGTTCAAACGGTTTTCACCCATAACGGTGTCAGTGATATGGACGGATTGTGACGATTTGGAGAAGTCTGGGATCATATCAACCATCAGGAGGGCCATTTTGAGAGCCTGCACAAACTACGGTGGGCAATTCTAAACAAAATGTAAATGCCCGGGAGAAAATCCAAAGCCCCGACACGACTGCACTGACCAGCGACAGCAACAACGGTTTGGCGGGTGGGGCCCCCAGCGATGGGAATATCCCATCCCGTGTACAGAAACGAAACACGTGTCCGCCTCTCCCAGGATTCCCTGCCACGATCCGACCGTCCACGGTACTCCCTTTGCTCGATCGAACGGCTCTCGTTGGTTGACTGGACGGGCCGGGATCTCGAGAAGCCCAGCCAGTCAGGAGTTCTTTgccgcctctctctctctctctctctctctctctctctctctctctatatctTCTAGAAAGACCTGAACCTTCGAGTTCTACATAACCTCCGTTTCTCTTCGTTACGCCCAGAAGTTACGAACCAGACGAGCGGTTTGATCCGAAATTCTCCATTGAATTGAGCTCCTGAAGGTCTTATCTGTTCTCCTGCCGCTGATCATCATCAATCAGTTGCCGTCGATCCACCAGGTTCGAAGATTTTACCACCGTacagagtttttttttttttgacgttCTCGCAGTCTCTTCGATCAATTGCTTGATGTCGGATCAGTTTGGTTGTGCCGGGAATTAGCAATAGACGATGAATCTTGCCTGGAATTTTTCCTATCTGGGTTGTGATGGGTATGTGTATGTGTTTTGGTTCAGACTCTGATGAGTCGTGGTCTAAACACGAGTCGATTGACAGTATCAGTATTGTGAAAATCTCGATTGTGGTGATTGTTCTGCATATGCATAAGCATTTCTCGGACTTCGATTTCTCCGACTTTTGTACTGCATCCTCACATGCATGCACAATTCTCTTGGAATATATGTGTGTTCTGATTTTGCTCGGCGTTTTTCTGGTCATTGCATAGTCAGAAAGTGGATAAAAGGTAGATTATTTCCCATGTTGTCATTTCTCTGACGGTTTTTGTGTGGGTATATGTTTGATGGGGAGTTCTTTTCACTTtcaggaaaaggaaaaatgagcAGAAGCAGCCGTTCAAGCCGCACTATTTATGTTGGCAATCTTCCTGGTGATATCCGGATGAGAGAAGTGGAGGATCTGTTTTACAAGGTTGTTTTACTACTGAATTGCAACTCCCtgtttttctccatttaaataactgTTTCATTGTTAATCAGCCTCTCGTTTGATGGAAACCCGTGTAACATGTGAGGTGAAAATCTCATGCACGGTTATGTGCAGCAGTAAGGGCGACCGATTGCTTTTTGAAATTACGCCTATGGCGCATGATGCTATGTGCCTCATATAATTTTTGGGGAGATTGAGAAATTGCAGGGATAGGAAAAACGTTTTGGACCTGAAGACCCAACAGCTAGTAGTTGCTGCTTTCTCTAGGCCAAGTAATGTCAACGAGGCCTTGTCTTATTGTTGGTCTATGACCCTTTACTGTGAGAGGAAGCTCTTTCACTAGATAAGATCTTAAGTTGGATTCTTTCTCAGTTAAACCAAATGTTTTGTAGGGTGACGATAACGTACTGTACTTTGCGGGTAATGTGATGATGAGATTTAGATGTGCCTAATGCTTTCATGGTTTGTTCGTCTGGATTAAAATGCAGTTGGGCATAATCCATTAACTTGTTATAGCATCAAAGCTGTGGTTTCTTCTAGGGGTGGTTTTACTACATGGGCTGATTACTAATTCTTTTAGCCTACTAATCACCTTCTTATTGCAGTATGGAACAATTGTGGACATTGATTTGAAGGTCCCTCCCAGACCCCCAGGATATGCTTTTGTGGAGGTGCGTAATAGATGTTGGTTGCTTTTCTCCGCAAATTGTGTAATGAGTTTGTAAGTTATGTAGCTACTGTGAGATCATTGATATCTTTACACACTTTTTGCCAGTGTACACTGTTATAGACTTACACATCCTCCTGTGTATGTGAATGCAGTTTGAGGACCCTCGTGATGCTGAAGATGCAATTCGAGGACGTGATGGGTGCAAGTTCGATGGATATCGCTTACGAGTGAGTAGACCTTAGAAATTTTTTGTCCCTCTTTAAGTCCATTACAATTTTTTAACAATCACTAGGCATTTTTTTCCCTGATGGAAATAAATACCCATTTATACTTCTGAAGGTTGAACTTGCACATGGGGGGCGAGGATATTCGTCCTCTGACCGATATGGCAGCTATAGTAGTGGAAGTAGCCGAAGTGGAGCTTCTAGGCACTCTGATTATCGTGGTATGTGGTCTCTTTCCATTATTTGTGCAGTTACTACAAGGTCTCTTTCTGTGTGAGATTCATATATTTTCCGTGCTGCAGTCTTGGTCACTGGATTGCCTTCTTCTGCATCTTGGCAAGATCTGAAGGTAAGtctgctcttcctctccatcTGATGTCATGCAGGCTTTATACATTATAGTTTTTAATAGTTGCTCTAGATCCCTTAAGTTGGATTTGGGTTTTATATAGGACCACATGCGGCGTGCTGGGGATGTCTGTTTTTCTGAAGTGTTTCGTGATCGTGATGGTAAATATGAATTGCccattttagtttttttttcccccttctaTTTGTACAATATATATTCAGAATagatcatttttaaattttgttctGATGTAGTTCGCTGTCAAAATACTTTGCAGGTGTCTCAGGAATAGTAGATTACACAAACTATGATGACATGAAATATGCAGTAAGTTGTGCTATATTTTGCACTTGTATATGTATACCGATTGTGTGGTTTCCAGAGTTGCAAGTTTTTTCGGAGCATTTGTGTTTCTCATTAAGCTAATTTGTCCTGCAGATCAGGAAACTAGATGACTCTCTCTTCAGGAATGCTTTCAGTCGGGCATATATTCGGGTATAGTGAGCTGTAGCTTCTTGCCTAACTGTTGATATTGTAAGCCTCAGCTTAATGGTTTTAATATGGGGTACCTTCTAGGTTCGAGAGTATGATTCAAGGAGGAGCTACTCTAGGAGTCCTAGTCGTAGCCCTTACTATTCAAGAAGCCGCAGTCCAAGCTATAGCCGCAGCTACAGTAATCGGAGTAGAAGGTTTGTTTACCAATCACAGTATAGAATGAGTACTTTGATCTATTCATTTAATAGTAACATTTCTTTGTATTACAGCAAGTCCCCCAGGAGAAAATATTCAGGGCGTTCTCCATCAGTTTCTCCAGTGAGGTCTGTTTCCTCTAGATCCCGCTCTGGATCATATCCACGCTCTTACTCAAGGTACAGTACTAAAATCCGTTTGAAGTGATttcgatttcttttttctggtcTTAGTTGTATAGTAGTATTTCTTGTCCTTGTCAATTTATCTTCAGGGCTGTAGGTTAGATTCAATTCATTAGGTGGTAATGGTATGTTATCAGTAGTAATATTGTAGttatttccaatttttattctttgatACGCCTTCTGGTTAACTTTCTCTGCACATTGAATCCTGTGAACCTCGTATTGCCGTAAGATGTTTGGCTTAAGCATCCTGCTTACGAAGTGTTACCGGTTCACCACTTGCATCGTTAAAAATGTGGGATGTAGGTTTTCTGTTTATAGAATACCATAATTCTTATGAGGGATTGGATAATTGCAACATCATGGCTAATCCTCTGCTTGGTGTGTGTTCTAATGAAACATATGCGGCAGCTTGTCTTTTGACAAAGCACAAAGAAAACCTATTCAGTTCAAATTCAAAGTTGTTACTTTTCCTCGGGAAATGCATAGGGCAATTTTTGCCTTTTAATATACCGtctaaaaaattatgtttgtATGAAATTCAAAGTCGACAGTTTAAGCTGGTAAGGTCGTTTATCCATTTCTATGTGGGGTTTTCCCCAATCTGCTTTGCTGTTTGGAGGCAAAGTGAGGAAAATGGAGGTCTGCACCATTGATTGACTAACTGGTTTTGCTTTTCagtgaaaagaaataaaggaCTTTATTGTTTGGTGTATTCTTACCATTCTGTTTATGTATAGTTAGGTCACGCAAATATTGTCTAATTTCATCCAAGTAGAAATAAAACTATTCAGTTGAAATAAAACATATGCGGCAGCTTGTCTTTTGACAAAGCACAAAGAAAACCTATTCAGTTCAAATTCAAAGTTGTTACTTTTCCTCGGGAAATGCATAGGGCAATTTTTGCCTTTTAATATACCGtctaaaaaattatgtttgtATGAAATTCAAAGTCGACAGTTTAAGCTGGTAAGGTCGTTTATCCATTTCTATGTGGGGTTTTCCCCAATCTGCTTTGCTGTTTGGAGGCAAAGTGAGGAAAATGGAGGTCTGCACCATTGATTGACTAACTGGTTTTGCTTTTCagtgaaaagaaataaaggaCTTTATTGTTTGGTGTATTCTTACCATTCTGTTTATGTATAGTTAGGTCACGCAAATATTGTCTAATTTCATCCAAGTAGAAATAAAACTAGTTTCTTTGAGGGGCATGGAAATTCAAGGGATAATTGAGAGAGGGACTAACCATTGTTATATTCCTTGATAATCTTTAAAATTCTTAAAGAGCTAATGAATCAAAAGAAGCCCCTGGTTCTAAAAATGAAACCGGTGATTAAAATGGGGCCAGCCaatctaattttctttcttctttgagCATTTGACTTGTTTGCTTGCTAGATTCGGCGTTTTGCAGCGTCATGAAGCACCTTGATGGGAAGTGGTGCAACTCTGTAAGTTGTTGAGGTAAAAGCAGTTGTTGAGGTAAAAGCTCTTATGTGGTGGGTCCCTTGCGAAAAAATTGCCAAAAATTAGTTATACTAAATACGCGAAGCTCAGGACCCTGAATCTTAAGGGCTGCGAATATTTATTCAGGGAATAAGGGGTATTTAAATACGCATTGGGTTACAACCTGCCAGCAAAGAAGTCGTTTCAATGGGATATCATGGATCTCTTGTAGGTTATGTAGCCTACCACTGATAGAGGATGATTTGGCAGGTCTCTGTTGGCTGTTTAAAGTTACGAGATGACTTGGCACTGAGACTTGGGGTGGAGGTTTAAATATTAGGTCACAAACATCTAAAATGTGCATTAACaattggaaatttttttttgcagatCTCCTTCAAGGTCAAGATCCCCACTGACTCCTGTAAGTGAGATTTCTGGGTTTATTATCGATGAATCAGTTAGACGATTAGTGGGCCTTTTGCCATCTGGGGTTTATTTTCTGAGTCATTCTGATGACTTGTGGTGTTTCATGGCAGCCTCGGAGCAAATGGGCAGCTGACAGCCCACGTGACCGTAGTGTTAGTAGGAGCCCGAGGAGGAGCTTATCTCGGTCCCTCTCACCTTCTGTATGACCTCTTCCCTGTACCAGCTATTTCTGCTGCAACTTTGGTATTGCGTATTTgtaatgtatattttttatggTTAATCGACAGGTGAGGTCAGAGGACTCGAGGGATCGCTACTGAGTGCTGCATTCTGAAGAGCACTAGATTGCTCTGAAGAATCAGCTG
Above is a window of Punica granatum isolate Tunisia-2019 chromosome 7, ASM765513v2, whole genome shotgun sequence DNA encoding:
- the LOC116213729 gene encoding serine/arginine-rich splicing factor SR30-like isoform X1; amino-acid sequence: MSRSSRSSRTIYVGNLPGDIRMREVEDLFYKYGTIVDIDLKVPPRPPGYAFVEFEDPRDAEDAIRGRDGCKFDGYRLRVELAHGGRGYSSSDRYGSYSSGSSRSGASRHSDYRVLVTGLPSSASWQDLKDHMRRAGDVCFSEVFRDRDGVSGIVDYTNYDDMKYAIRKLDDSLFRNAFSRAYIRVREYDSRRSYSRSPSRSPYYSRSRSPSYSRSYSNRSRSKSPRRKYSGRSPSVSPVRSVSSRSRSGSYPRSYSRSPSRSRSPLTPPRSKWAADSPRDRSVSRSPRRSLSRSLSPSVRSEDSRDRY
- the LOC116213729 gene encoding serine/arginine-rich splicing factor SR30-like isoform X2, which produces MLVAFLRKLCNEFFEDPRDAEDAIRGRDGCKFDGYRLRVELAHGGRGYSSSDRYGSYSSGSSRSGASRHSDYRVLVTGLPSSASWQDLKDHMRRAGDVCFSEVFRDRDGVSGIVDYTNYDDMKYAIRKLDDSLFRNAFSRAYIRVREYDSRRSYSRSPSRSPYYSRSRSPSYSRSYSNRSRSKSPRRKYSGRSPSVSPVRSVSSRSRSGSYPRSYSRSPSRSRSPLTPPRSKWAADSPRDRSVSRSPRRSLSRSLSPSVRSEDSRDRY